The following are encoded in a window of Streptomyces sp. Go-475 genomic DNA:
- a CDS encoding aldo/keto reductase, which produces MTDGRITTAKLGDHGPEVGVQGLGCMGMSFAYGPSDADASRATLERALELGVTLYDTADAYGAGENERFLSPFFKAHRDEVVIATKFALSIPADDPTRRVVRNDPPYIRQAVEASLKRLDVEAIDLYYMHRRDVNVPIEESVGTMADLVREGKVKHLGLSEVTADELRAAHAVHPIAAVQSEWSLFSRDIETHVVPAARDLGVALVPYSPLGRGFLTGSFASAEELSSDDFRRQQPRFTGDNATANATLLELIRTVAKAHDASLGQIALAWVQQQATLRDLPVIPIPGTRKPSRVEENTAATRIVLTDEQLDLLDGIAAQVAGNRYADMAFTSAGRE; this is translated from the coding sequence ATGACGGACGGCAGGATCACGACGGCGAAGCTCGGCGACCACGGCCCGGAGGTGGGCGTTCAGGGCCTGGGCTGCATGGGCATGAGCTTCGCCTACGGCCCCTCGGACGCGGACGCGTCCCGGGCCACCCTGGAACGGGCCCTCGAACTGGGCGTCACCCTCTACGACACGGCCGACGCGTACGGCGCCGGCGAGAACGAGCGGTTCCTGTCGCCGTTCTTCAAGGCACACCGCGACGAGGTCGTCATCGCGACCAAGTTCGCCCTGTCGATCCCCGCCGACGACCCGACGCGCCGTGTCGTGCGCAACGACCCGCCCTACATCCGCCAGGCCGTCGAGGCGAGCCTGAAGCGCCTCGACGTGGAGGCCATCGACCTCTACTACATGCACCGGCGCGACGTGAACGTGCCGATCGAGGAGAGCGTCGGCACGATGGCGGACCTGGTCCGCGAGGGCAAGGTCAAGCACCTGGGCCTGAGCGAGGTCACGGCCGACGAACTGCGCGCCGCGCACGCCGTGCACCCCATCGCCGCGGTGCAGTCGGAGTGGTCGCTGTTCAGCCGCGACATCGAGACGCACGTCGTCCCCGCGGCCCGCGACCTCGGCGTGGCCCTCGTCCCGTACTCCCCGCTCGGCCGGGGCTTTCTGACCGGCTCGTTCGCCAGCGCGGAGGAGCTCTCCTCCGACGACTTCCGCCGCCAGCAGCCCCGCTTCACGGGCGACAACGCGACGGCCAACGCGACCCTGCTGGAACTGATCCGCACGGTGGCCAAGGCCCACGACGCCTCCCTCGGCCAGATCGCCCTGGCCTGGGTCCAGCAGCAGGCGACGCTCCGCGACCTCCCGGTCATCCCGATCCCCGGCACCCGCAAGCCGTCGAGGGTGGAGGAGAACACGGCGGCGACCAGGATCGTCCTCACGGACGAACAACTGGACCTGCTGGACGGCATAGCGGCCCAGGTGGCGGGCAACCGCTACGCGGACATGGCGTTCACTTCCGCAGGCAGGGAGTAG
- a CDS encoding MFS transporter: MTSQTTIDTTGSGGIPAGPSEATPGKGLRGHPWLTLITVAVGVMMVALDGTIVAIANPAIQKDLGATFAEVQWITNGYFLALAVSLITAGKLGDRFGHRQTFLIGVVGFAAASGAIGLSDSIAFVVVFRVLQGLFGALLMPAALGLLRATFPAEKLNMAIGIWGMVIGASTAGGPILGGVLVEHVNWQSVFFINVPVGVLAVVLGVWILLDHRAENAPRSFDILGIALLSASVFCLVWALIKAPPSEWGWGDPKTLGFLGASVLGFALFAFWETKVKEPLIPLALFRSVALSAGVVLMVLMAIAFMGGLFFVTFYLQNVHGMSPIDAGLHLLPLTGMMIVGSPLAGAMITKFGPRVPLAGGMALTAIAMYGMSTLETDTGSGVMSLWFALLGLGLAPVMVGATEVIVGNAPMELSGVAGGLQQAAMQIGGSLGTAVLGAVMASKVNSDLAGNWAKAGLPPLTPEQEHQASEAVQVGVPPVAPGTPDAIAAKITGVAHDTFISGMSAASLVAAGVAVVAVLVAFLTKRGENAGAGAGAAHI; encoded by the coding sequence ATGACTAGTCAGACCACCATCGACACGACGGGGTCGGGGGGCATACCGGCGGGGCCGTCGGAGGCGACGCCGGGCAAGGGGCTGCGAGGGCACCCCTGGCTCACCCTCATCACCGTCGCTGTGGGGGTCATGATGGTGGCCCTCGACGGCACCATCGTGGCCATTGCCAACCCGGCCATCCAGAAGGACCTCGGCGCCACCTTCGCCGAAGTCCAGTGGATCACCAACGGATACTTCCTCGCCCTCGCGGTCTCCCTGATCACCGCGGGCAAGCTCGGCGACCGCTTCGGTCACCGGCAGACCTTCCTCATCGGCGTCGTCGGCTTCGCGGCCGCCTCGGGCGCGATCGGGCTGTCCGACAGCATCGCGTTCGTCGTCGTCTTCCGCGTCCTGCAGGGCCTGTTCGGCGCGCTGCTCATGCCGGCCGCGCTCGGCCTGCTGCGGGCCACCTTCCCGGCCGAGAAGCTGAACATGGCGATCGGGATCTGGGGCATGGTCATCGGCGCGTCCACCGCGGGCGGCCCGATCCTCGGCGGCGTGCTCGTCGAGCACGTCAACTGGCAGTCGGTGTTCTTCATCAACGTGCCGGTCGGTGTCCTCGCCGTCGTCCTCGGCGTCTGGATCCTGCTCGACCACCGCGCCGAGAACGCCCCGCGCTCCTTCGACATCCTGGGTATCGCCCTGCTGTCGGCCTCCGTGTTCTGCCTGGTGTGGGCGCTCATCAAGGCACCGCCGTCCGAGTGGGGCTGGGGCGACCCGAAGACGCTGGGCTTCCTCGGTGCCTCGGTGCTGGGCTTCGCGCTCTTCGCCTTCTGGGAGACGAAGGTCAAGGAGCCGCTCATCCCGCTCGCCCTGTTCCGCTCCGTGGCGCTGTCCGCGGGTGTCGTGCTGATGGTCCTGATGGCCATCGCGTTCATGGGCGGCCTGTTCTTCGTGACGTTCTACCTGCAGAACGTGCACGGCATGAGCCCGATCGACGCGGGCCTGCACCTGCTGCCGCTGACCGGCATGATGATCGTCGGCTCGCCCCTCGCCGGCGCGATGATCACCAAGTTCGGTCCCCGGGTCCCGCTCGCGGGCGGCATGGCGCTCACCGCGATCGCCATGTACGGGATGTCGACGCTGGAGACGGACACCGGCAGCGGCGTCATGTCGCTCTGGTTCGCCCTCCTCGGCCTCGGCCTCGCGCCGGTCATGGTGGGTGCGACCGAGGTCATCGTCGGCAACGCGCCGATGGAGCTGTCGGGTGTCGCGGGCGGTCTGCAGCAGGCCGCCATGCAGATCGGCGGCAGCCTCGGCACGGCCGTGCTCGGCGCGGTGATGGCGTCCAAGGTCAACAGCGACCTCGCGGGCAACTGGGCGAAGGCCGGGCTGCCGCCGCTGACGCCGGAGCAGGAGCACCAGGCGTCCGAGGCGGTCCAGGTCGGTGTCCCGCCGGTGGCGCCGGGCACGCCGGACGCGATCGCCGCCAAGATCACGGGCGTCGCGCACGACACGTTCATCTCCGGCATGAGCGCGGCCTCGCTCGTCGCCGCGGGTGTCGCCGTCGTGGCGGTGCTCGTGGCCTTCCTGACGAAGCGCGGCGAGAACGCGGGCGCGGGCGCGGGCGCCGCGCACATCTGA
- a CDS encoding GNAT family N-acetyltransferase, with the protein MSLVRRALPEDAEEVLRLRQVMIDAVFATHSGVDWHGESLPTLRSRLGERDGDFAAFVVDHPERPGALASLVAGTIDYRIGKAGDPHGQVGFVFSVATDPDARRRGYARACMTTLLEWFRERGARRVQLTASEEAEPLYASLGFRPKPNPLLELKL; encoded by the coding sequence ATGAGTCTCGTACGCCGTGCCCTGCCCGAGGACGCCGAGGAAGTCCTGCGTCTGCGACAAGTGATGATCGACGCGGTGTTCGCCACTCACTCCGGCGTCGACTGGCACGGGGAGTCCCTCCCGACGCTGAGGAGCAGACTGGGCGAACGGGACGGGGACTTCGCGGCGTTCGTCGTCGACCACCCGGAGCGGCCGGGGGCGCTGGCCTCGCTGGTGGCCGGGACGATCGACTACCGCATCGGCAAGGCGGGCGATCCGCACGGCCAGGTGGGCTTCGTCTTCAGCGTGGCCACCGACCCGGACGCGCGGCGCCGCGGGTACGCGCGCGCGTGCATGACCACGCTGCTGGAGTGGTTCCGGGAGCGCGGCGCCCGGCGGGTGCAGCTCACCGCCTCGGAAGAGGCCGAGCCGCTGTACGCCTCCCTCGGGTTCCGGCCCAAGCCCAACCCCTTGCTGGAGCTGAAGCTCTGA
- a CDS encoding TetR family transcriptional regulator has product MTSPYSLNCDDGSEERHHLNLRERKKRRTRDALLRAALELFATRGYEETTVDDIAAAVDVSQRTFFRYFAGKEEAAFFVPRLAEAIVVDAVRARPPHEAPLEALRRAVLESWDAINEAVEELVPIELHLRVYRVIESTPALLAAHLRRAAELEEQLAGIIAEREGLDVDADPRPRIVVALFGGVIRVTERLWSAGDDLTLDGMRELTAAYLDQVGPALAGNWRAGQSP; this is encoded by the coding sequence ATGACATCCCCGTATAGCCTGAACTGCGATGACGGTTCCGAAGAGAGGCATCACTTGAACCTGCGCGAGCGCAAGAAGCGGCGCACCCGGGACGCGCTGCTGCGGGCCGCCCTGGAGCTGTTCGCCACGCGCGGGTACGAGGAGACGACCGTCGACGACATCGCCGCCGCCGTCGACGTCTCGCAGCGCACCTTCTTCCGCTACTTCGCCGGCAAGGAGGAGGCGGCGTTCTTCGTGCCGCGGCTCGCGGAGGCGATCGTCGTCGACGCCGTACGCGCCCGCCCGCCGCACGAGGCCCCGCTGGAGGCGCTGCGCCGGGCCGTCCTGGAGAGCTGGGACGCGATCAACGAGGCCGTCGAGGAACTCGTGCCGATCGAGCTGCACCTGCGCGTCTACCGGGTGATCGAGTCGACGCCCGCCCTGCTCGCCGCCCATCTGCGGCGGGCGGCGGAGCTGGAGGAGCAGCTGGCGGGCATCATCGCCGAGCGCGAGGGGCTCGACGTGGACGCGGATCCCCGGCCGAGGATCGTCGTCGCCCTCTTCGGCGGGGTGATCCGCGTCACCGAGCGGCTGTGGTCCGCGGGGGACGACCTCACGCTCGACGGAATGCGCGAACTCACCGCCGCCTACCTCGATCAGGTGGGCCCCGCACTGGCGGGGAACTGGCGTGCGGGGCAGTCCCCCTAG
- a CDS encoding DUF4429 domain-containing protein has product MSRMGDVLAGFHAAWEFESDSVLIRYERGIRTPKLFQALGERRVPLEAIAGVTLTRGKRGTVVLRVEPRPGADPLMEAAAGQLKESGDPYRLVLPAEREVLAEYYADELRGLLTESGPADRFLVEPPKGPLSFKAYDGKATFDGRTVSFRWFWTGASSAKWKAGDQNFSVGELNGVEWRSPEVFEGHLRLLRRETGAPAVQADQDPAAVVFGLGYGPVHESLPFAAAVLSAVRTSSPVAAVPAAAARRDPADIAERIRHLGELHQAGLVTDEEFSVKKAELLAEL; this is encoded by the coding sequence ATGAGCCGCATGGGTGACGTACTGGCCGGATTTCATGCCGCCTGGGAGTTCGAGTCCGACTCCGTGCTCATCCGTTACGAACGGGGGATTCGAACACCCAAGCTCTTCCAGGCGCTCGGGGAACGCCGAGTGCCCCTGGAGGCGATCGCCGGGGTGACGCTGACGCGCGGGAAACGCGGCACGGTCGTGCTGCGCGTCGAGCCGCGGCCCGGTGCGGATCCGCTGATGGAGGCGGCCGCCGGGCAGCTGAAGGAGAGCGGCGACCCCTACCGGCTGGTGCTGCCCGCCGAGCGGGAGGTGCTCGCGGAGTACTACGCCGACGAACTGCGCGGGCTGCTGACGGAGTCCGGGCCGGCGGATCGATTCCTCGTGGAGCCGCCGAAGGGGCCGCTGTCGTTCAAGGCGTACGACGGGAAGGCGACCTTCGACGGGCGGACCGTGAGCTTCCGGTGGTTCTGGACGGGGGCGTCGTCGGCGAAGTGGAAGGCCGGGGACCAGAACTTCTCCGTCGGGGAGCTCAACGGGGTGGAGTGGCGGTCGCCGGAGGTCTTCGAGGGGCATCTGCGGTTGCTGCGGCGGGAGACGGGGGCGCCGGCCGTGCAGGCCGATCAGGATCCGGCGGCGGTGGTGTTCGGGCTGGGGTACGGGCCGGTGCACGAGTCGTTGCCGTTCGCGGCGGCGGTGCTTTCCGCTGTGCGGACGTCCAGTCCGGTGGCGGCCGTTCCCGCGGCTGCGGCGCGCCGGGACCCTGCGGACATCGCCGAGCGGATTCGGCATCTCGGGGAGTTGCATCAGGCCGGGCTGGTGACCGATGAGGAATTCTCGGTCAAGAAGGCCGAGTTGTTGGCGGAGCTTTAG
- a CDS encoding potassium channel family protein: MQQQPARLRWEQHTQRPLFGLALAFAVAYAVPIVQPDASAGVVDLCTAVEWVVWGAFALDYVIRLMLAEQRLAFVRTHWLDLGAVLLPLLQPMRLLRLVSTLLLVGQRARMASQIRLTTYVGGAVVGLLMFGSLAVLSVERDSPDGNIRTLGDAVWWSFTTMTTVGYGDHAPTTGLGRMLAVGLMLSGIALLGVVTANIAAWFIARFDKDDVEERRQTEAIRELTEEVRALRDELASLKGTSAK; this comes from the coding sequence ATGCAGCAGCAGCCGGCCCGACTCCGTTGGGAACAGCACACTCAGCGCCCGCTCTTCGGCCTGGCCCTGGCCTTCGCCGTCGCCTACGCCGTGCCGATCGTCCAGCCCGACGCGAGCGCCGGCGTGGTGGACCTGTGCACGGCGGTGGAGTGGGTGGTCTGGGGCGCGTTCGCCCTCGACTACGTCATACGGCTCATGCTCGCCGAGCAGCGCCTGGCGTTCGTGCGGACGCACTGGCTCGACCTGGGAGCGGTGCTGCTGCCGCTGCTGCAGCCGATGCGGCTGCTGCGGCTGGTGTCCACGCTCCTGCTCGTCGGGCAGCGGGCGCGGATGGCCTCGCAGATAAGGCTCACGACGTATGTCGGCGGCGCGGTGGTCGGGCTGCTGATGTTCGGCTCGCTGGCGGTGCTGTCCGTGGAGCGGGACTCGCCGGACGGGAACATCCGGACCCTGGGTGACGCGGTGTGGTGGTCCTTCACGACGATGACGACCGTCGGCTACGGGGATCACGCGCCGACCACCGGGCTGGGGCGGATGCTCGCGGTGGGGCTGATGCTGTCCGGGATCGCCCTGCTCGGTGTGGTGACGGCGAACATCGCGGCGTGGTTCATCGCCCGGTTCGACAAGGACGACGTGGAGGAGCGGCGCCAGACGGAGGCGATACGGGAGCTGACCGAGGAGGTACGGGCGCTGCGGGACGAACTGGCCTCGCTCAAGGGGACCTCGGCGAAGTGA
- a CDS encoding MerR family transcriptional regulator, giving the protein MTVMETTGTRTDTCAGPPQQNRRPDGADRYTISEVVALTGLTAHTLRWYERIGLMPHIDRSHTGQRRYTNRDLDWLDLVGKLRLTGMPVADMVRYAELVREGDHTYGERFELLKTTREDVLARIEELRGTLAVLDRKISFYADAGRALASERSR; this is encoded by the coding sequence ATGACGGTGATGGAGACCACGGGGACGAGGACCGACACCTGCGCCGGCCCGCCGCAGCAGAACCGGCGTCCGGACGGCGCGGACCGCTACACGATCAGCGAGGTCGTCGCCCTGACCGGCCTGACGGCACACACCCTGCGCTGGTACGAGCGCATCGGCCTGATGCCGCACATCGACCGGTCCCACACCGGCCAGCGCCGCTACACCAACCGCGACCTGGACTGGCTCGACCTCGTCGGCAAGCTCCGGCTGACGGGCATGCCGGTCGCCGACATGGTGCGGTACGCGGAACTGGTGCGCGAGGGCGACCACACCTACGGCGAGCGCTTCGAACTGCTGAAGACGACCCGCGAGGACGTCCTCGCGCGGATCGAGGAACTCCGCGGCACGCTCGCCGTGCTCGACCGGAAGATCAGTTTCTACGCGGACGCCGGGCGTGCCCTGGCGTCGGAGAGGTCCCGATGA
- the aceE gene encoding pyruvate dehydrogenase (acetyl-transferring), homodimeric type codes for MASASDRNPIIIGGLPSQVPDFDPEETQEWLDSLDAAVDERGRERARYLMLRLIERAREKRVAVPEMRSTDYVNTIPTKSEPFFPGNEEIERKILNATRWNAAVMVSRAQRPGIGVGGHIATFASSASLYDVGFNHFFRGKDEGDGGDQVFFQGHASPGIYARAFLLDRLGEQHLDGFRQEKSKAPHALSSYPHPRSMPDFWEFPTVSMGLGPIGAIYQARMNRYMEARGIADTSKSHVWAFLGDGEMDEPESLGQLSIAAREGLDNLTFVVNCNLQRLDGPVRGNGKIIQELESIFRGAGWNVIKLVWDRTWDPLLAQDRDGVLVNKMNTTPDGQFQTYATETGAYIRDHFFGDDHRLRAMVENMTDDQILHLGRGGHDHRKIFAAYKAAVEHKGQPTVILAKTIKGWTLGPNFEGRNATHQMKKLTVDDLKRFRDRLHLPIPDKELESGVPPYYHPGRDSEEIQYMHDRRKSLGGYVPTRVVRSKPLPLPEDKTYATVKKGSGQQSIATTMAFVRLLKDLMRDKEIGKRFVLIAPDEYRTFGMDSFFPSAKIYNPLGQQYESVDRDLLLAYKESPNGQMLHDGISEAGCTASLIAAGSAYATHGEPLIPVYVFYSMFGFQRTGDQFWQMADQLARGFVLGATAGRTTLTGEGLQHADGHSQLLASTNPGCVAYDPAFGFEIAHIVKDGLRRMYGSSPEHPHGEDVFYYLTVYNEPIQHPAEPENVDVDGILKGLYRFSEGTAGQTPAQILASGVALPWAIEAQKILADDWNVKADVWSATSWNELRREAVDCEEHNLLHPEEEQRVPYVTRKLADAQGPVVAVSDWMRSVPDQIARWVPQTYQSLGADGFGFADTRGAARRFFHIDAQSIVVAVLTELAREGKVDRSVLKQAIDRYQLLDVSAADPGAAGGDA; via the coding sequence GTGGCTTCCGCATCCGATCGCAACCCGATCATCATTGGCGGCCTTCCGAGTCAGGTTCCTGACTTCGATCCCGAAGAGACGCAGGAGTGGCTCGACTCCCTCGACGCCGCCGTCGACGAGCGCGGCCGGGAACGCGCCCGCTACCTGATGCTGCGGCTGATCGAGCGGGCCCGCGAGAAGCGCGTGGCCGTGCCGGAGATGCGCAGCACGGACTACGTCAACACCATCCCGACCAAGAGCGAGCCCTTCTTCCCGGGCAACGAGGAGATCGAGCGCAAGATCCTCAACGCCACCCGCTGGAACGCGGCCGTGATGGTCTCCCGCGCCCAGCGCCCGGGCATCGGCGTCGGCGGCCACATCGCCACGTTCGCCTCCTCCGCCTCGCTCTACGACGTCGGCTTCAACCACTTCTTCCGCGGCAAGGACGAGGGCGACGGCGGCGACCAGGTCTTCTTCCAGGGGCACGCCTCCCCCGGCATCTACGCCCGCGCCTTCCTGCTGGACCGGCTCGGCGAGCAGCACCTGGACGGCTTCCGCCAGGAGAAGTCCAAGGCGCCGCACGCGCTGTCGTCGTACCCGCACCCGCGGTCCATGCCGGACTTCTGGGAGTTCCCGACGGTGTCGATGGGCCTCGGCCCGATCGGCGCGATCTACCAGGCGCGCATGAACCGCTACATGGAGGCGCGCGGGATCGCCGACACCTCCAAGTCGCACGTCTGGGCGTTCCTCGGCGACGGCGAGATGGACGAGCCGGAGTCGCTGGGCCAGCTGTCCATCGCCGCCCGCGAGGGCCTGGACAACCTCACGTTCGTCGTCAACTGCAACCTGCAGCGCCTCGACGGCCCGGTGCGCGGCAACGGGAAGATCATCCAGGAGCTGGAGTCGATCTTCCGCGGCGCCGGCTGGAACGTGATCAAGCTGGTCTGGGACCGCACCTGGGACCCGCTGCTCGCCCAGGACCGCGACGGCGTGCTGGTCAACAAGATGAACACCACGCCGGACGGGCAGTTCCAGACGTACGCCACGGAGACCGGCGCGTACATCCGCGACCACTTCTTCGGCGACGACCACCGGCTGCGCGCCATGGTCGAGAACATGACCGACGACCAGATCCTGCACCTGGGCCGCGGCGGTCACGACCACCGCAAGATCTTCGCGGCGTACAAGGCGGCCGTGGAGCACAAGGGCCAGCCGACGGTCATCCTCGCCAAGACGATCAAGGGCTGGACGCTGGGCCCGAACTTCGAGGGCCGCAACGCCACGCACCAGATGAAGAAGCTGACGGTCGACGACCTCAAGCGCTTCCGCGACCGCCTCCACCTGCCGATCCCGGACAAGGAGCTGGAGTCCGGCGTGCCGCCGTACTACCACCCGGGCCGGGACTCGGAGGAGATCCAGTACATGCACGACCGCCGCAAGAGCCTCGGCGGTTACGTGCCCACCCGCGTCGTCCGTTCCAAGCCGCTGCCGCTGCCCGAGGACAAGACGTACGCGACCGTGAAGAAGGGCTCGGGCCAGCAGTCCATCGCGACGACGATGGCGTTCGTCCGGCTCCTCAAGGACCTCATGCGGGACAAGGAGATCGGCAAGCGGTTCGTGCTGATCGCGCCGGACGAGTACCGCACGTTCGGCATGGACTCGTTCTTCCCGAGCGCGAAGATCTACAACCCGCTCGGCCAGCAGTACGAGTCGGTCGACCGCGACCTGCTGCTCGCCTACAAGGAGTCGCCGAACGGCCAGATGCTGCACGACGGCATCTCGGAGGCGGGCTGCACGGCCTCGCTCATCGCCGCCGGCTCGGCCTACGCCACGCACGGCGAGCCGCTCATCCCGGTCTACGTCTTCTACTCGATGTTCGGCTTCCAGCGCACCGGCGACCAGTTCTGGCAGATGGCCGACCAGCTGGCGCGCGGTTTCGTCCTGGGCGCGACCGCCGGCCGCACGACCCTGACCGGCGAGGGCCTGCAGCACGCGGACGGCCACTCGCAGCTGCTGGCCTCGACGAACCCCGGCTGCGTGGCGTACGACCCGGCGTTCGGCTTCGAGATCGCGCACATCGTGAAGGACGGGCTCAGGAGGATGTACGGCAGCTCGCCGGAGCACCCGCACGGCGAGGACGTCTTCTACTACCTGACCGTCTACAACGAGCCGATCCAGCACCCGGCCGAGCCGGAGAACGTGGACGTCGACGGCATCCTCAAGGGCCTCTACCGCTTCAGCGAGGGCACGGCCGGCCAGACCCCGGCGCAGATCCTGGCGTCCGGTGTCGCGCTCCCCTGGGCGATCGAGGCGCAGAAGATCCTGGCCGACGACTGGAACGTCAAGGCGGACGTCTGGTCGGCGACCTCCTGGAACGAGCTGCGGCGCGAGGCCGTGGACTGCGAGGAGCACAACCTGCTGCACCCGGAGGAGGAGCAGCGGGTGCCGTACGTGACGCGCAAGCTCGCCGACGCCCAGGGGCCGGTCGTGGCCGTCTCCGACTGGATGCGCTCGGTCCCGGACCAGATCGCGCGCTGGGTGCCGCAGACGTACCAGTCGCTCGGCGCGGACGGCTTCGGCTTCGCCGACACGCGGGGCGCGGCGCGCCGCTTCTTCCACATCGACGCGCAGTCGATCGTGGTCGCGGTCCTCACCGAGCTGGCCCGTGAGGGCAAGGTCGACCGGTCGGTGCTCAAGCAGGCGATCGACCGGTACCAGCTGCTGGACGTGTCGGCGGCGGACCCGGGGGCCGCGGGCGGCGACGCATAA
- a CDS encoding serine hydrolase domain-containing protein produces MSLKSLALIENWPVPTAAAGVVRADGTVLGTHGPAGQRFPLASVTKPLAAYAVLVAYEEGAIEFDEPAGPAGSTVRHLLAHTSGLAFDEHKVTAPPGERRLYSNAGFEQLGDHVEKATDIPFAEYLRQAVLEPLGMTSTTLEGSPAKDGVSTVEDLLRFAAEVQAPRLLDPRTVAEAMSVHYPGTKGVLPGYGHQNPNDWGLGFEIRDSKSPHWTGSSSSPRTFGHFGQSGTFLWIDPDAGAACVALTDRAFGPWAIEAWPPFTDAVLAEL; encoded by the coding sequence ATGTCGCTGAAGAGCCTCGCGTTGATCGAGAACTGGCCGGTTCCCACCGCCGCGGCGGGTGTCGTCCGGGCGGACGGCACCGTCCTCGGCACACACGGCCCGGCCGGGCAGCGGTTCCCGCTCGCGTCGGTGACCAAGCCGCTGGCCGCGTACGCGGTGCTCGTCGCGTACGAGGAGGGGGCGATCGAGTTCGACGAGCCCGCAGGCCCGGCCGGTTCGACGGTCCGGCACCTGCTCGCGCACACCTCGGGCCTCGCCTTCGACGAGCACAAGGTCACGGCCCCGCCCGGGGAGCGGCGGCTGTACTCCAACGCCGGCTTCGAGCAGCTGGGCGACCACGTCGAGAAGGCGACCGACATCCCGTTCGCCGAGTACCTGCGGCAGGCCGTGCTGGAGCCGCTGGGCATGACCTCGACGACCCTGGAGGGCTCCCCGGCCAAGGACGGGGTGTCCACGGTCGAGGACCTGCTGCGGTTCGCGGCCGAGGTGCAGGCGCCGCGGCTGCTGGATCCCCGTACGGTCGCCGAGGCGATGAGCGTGCACTACCCGGGCACCAAGGGCGTCCTGCCGGGGTACGGCCACCAGAACCCCAACGACTGGGGGCTCGGCTTCGAGATCCGCGACTCCAAGTCCCCGCACTGGACCGGCTCTTCGTCCTCCCCGCGCACGTTCGGGCATTTCGGGCAGTCGGGTACGTTCCTGTGGATCGACCCCGACGCGGGGGCGGCCTGCGTGGCGCTGACGGACCGGGCGTTCGGGCCGTGGGCGATCGAGGCGTGGCCGCCCTTCACGGACGCGGTGCTCGCGGAGCTCTAG
- a CDS encoding alpha/beta hydrolase, with product MTSFDTTPQLNVWRALLALAVVFVMLATTGWTALRNQRGAAPLQASLSAWEHGRIAGHRLPDPQSEPAKLARFFASLTERDRASLVRTYPLAVGNMNGAPVELRYRANRIALAKAREVERERMHDQRLTPAGKYEAGRRLHRLDDLMEKGRHILAFDPEGSGRVAEVFGDLRTADRVSVVVPGVDTDLLTYQRTHRKYSAPAGMAESLYAAERKASPSTRTAVIAWADYTAPSGLGIDSATAMRAEEGAVRLNALVRALPGGAPVSLFCHSYGSVVCGVAAHSLPGRVSDIAVAGSPGMRVESAAQLHTRARVWAMRDADDWIQDVPYLEVGGLGHGADPVSAGFGARVLSAQGAKGHAGYFEPGTASLMNFAEIGVGAYRSVHCAHEDGVCRTGLSGTAAA from the coding sequence GTGACTTCCTTCGACACCACCCCGCAACTGAACGTCTGGCGCGCACTGCTCGCTCTGGCCGTCGTCTTCGTGATGCTGGCGACGACCGGCTGGACGGCCCTGCGCAACCAGCGGGGCGCCGCGCCGCTCCAGGCCTCGCTCTCCGCCTGGGAGCACGGCCGGATCGCCGGTCACCGACTGCCGGACCCGCAGTCCGAGCCGGCGAAGCTGGCCCGCTTCTTCGCCTCGCTCACCGAGCGGGACCGCGCGAGCCTGGTCCGCACCTACCCGCTCGCCGTCGGCAACATGAACGGCGCCCCGGTCGAGCTGCGCTACCGCGCCAACCGCATCGCGCTCGCCAAGGCGCGCGAGGTCGAGCGGGAGCGGATGCACGACCAGCGTCTCACCCCGGCCGGCAAGTACGAGGCCGGCCGCAGGCTGCACCGCCTCGACGACCTCATGGAGAAGGGGCGCCACATCCTCGCCTTCGATCCCGAGGGCTCGGGCCGGGTGGCGGAAGTCTTCGGCGACCTGCGCACGGCGGACCGCGTCTCGGTCGTCGTCCCGGGTGTGGACACCGACCTGCTCACCTACCAGCGCACCCACCGCAAGTACTCGGCGCCCGCCGGCATGGCCGAGTCCCTGTACGCGGCGGAGCGGAAGGCGAGCCCCTCGACCCGGACGGCCGTGATCGCCTGGGCCGACTACACGGCCCCCAGCGGACTCGGCATCGACTCGGCGACGGCGATGCGCGCCGAGGAGGGCGCCGTACGGCTGAACGCGCTGGTGCGGGCGCTGCCCGGCGGCGCGCCGGTGTCGTTGTTCTGCCACAGCTACGGCTCGGTGGTGTGCGGGGTCGCCGCGCACTCGCTGCCCGGCCGGGTCTCCGACATCGCGGTGGCCGGCAGCCCCGGCATGCGCGTGGAGAGCGCCGCCCAGCTGCACACCCGCGCCCGGGTGTGGGCGATGCGGGACGCCGACGACTGGATCCAGGACGTGCCGTACCTGGAGGTCGGCGGGCTGGGCCACGGGGCGGATCCGGTGTCCGCCGGGTTCGGGGCGCGGGTGCTGTCGGCGCAGGGCGCGAAGGGGCACGCCGGCTACTTCGAGCCGGGCACGGCAAGTCTGATGAATTTCGCAGAGATCGGCGTCGGCGCATACCGCTCGGTGCACTGCGCGCACGAAGACGGCGTCTGCCGTACCGGTTTGTCCGGCACGGCGGCGGCCTGA